The Humulus lupulus chromosome 3, drHumLupu1.1, whole genome shotgun sequence genome window below encodes:
- the LOC133821530 gene encoding uncharacterized protein LOC133821530, which produces MLIIIDFDHQLCYFLDSLHNFPPDEIKSLISRVFQHLRTNNAKTKEVAWRTVKCPHQPLQSVQCGFYVMRMMKDFVTNEFSMRWLTSNCGGKNYYTKDEINEVREEWAQCIMDLMSTT; this is translated from the exons ATGCttataataattgattttgaTCACCAATTGTGCTATTTCCTGGATTCTCTTCACAATTTTCCACCAGATGAAATCAAATCTCTCATTTCTCG TGTCTTTCAACATTTACGCACAAATAATGCGAAAACTAAGGAAGTTGCGTGGAGAACAGTTAAGTGTCCTCatcaaccattacaatcagtacaatgtggattctatgttatgaggatgatgaaggaCTTCGTGACAAATGAATTTTCAatgcgatggctaactagtaac tgtggcgggaagaactattacacaaaggatgagatcaatgaagtacgtgaagaatgggcacaatgcatcatggatttgatgagtacTACATAG